The sequence below is a genomic window from Alphaproteobacteria bacterium LSUCC0719.
CAAGTTCGGCCTTCGGGGCGGCGCTCGACAGTCTCAGCGACCTGGTGGTTTTTGGCGTTGTGCCGGCGCTGTGCCTGTATCTCTGGGCATTGAAGGATTCCGGAAATCTTGCCTGGTGGGCGACCATGTTCTATGCGGTGTCGATCGCCCTGCGACTGGCGCGCTTCGACTCCGAACTCCGCAGTCCGCCGGAACAATCGAAAGACTATTTCACCGGTGTGCCAGCGCCCGCGGCGGCGTTTCTGGTTCTTGTGCCGATTGCCGTTGATCTGGAATTCGGAATCGCCTGGGCGCGCGAGGCCGCCTATGTCAGTGGCTGGCTGGTTCTGATCGGGGGGCTGGCGGTATCTGCGTTGCCGACCTTCGCTGGCAAGCGGGTCAAGCTGCCGGTTGGCACCGTATTGCCGGTCATGGCTGTCGGGTCAATCCTGATTGCCGGGATCTTCATGCAACCCTGGATCACCTATATGGCGCTGGCGGCCGCCTATGCGGCCTCGATCCCGGTCTCGGCACTGCATTACCACCGCCAGCAACCTGGTGGCTGACGGCTAGTCTCCGGCGGCCTGTCGGCGCGCGGCTATGTTTTCACGATGAAACAGGTACAGACCGCTGGCGATGATGATGCCAACACCAAGAATGGTGCTGTTGGCGGGAATGTCGCCAAAGACAAGATAGCCAAGTGTCGTCGCGCCAATGATCTCGACATATTGAAAGGGGGCCAGCAGACTGGCCGGGGCCTTGCCGGCGGCCAGCACAATGAACGCATGACCCAGCGTGGCGGCAATTCCCATGCCGATCACCCAGCCCGTTTCCTGCCAGGTCAGCATCGTCATGCTGGCACCGGGAATTGACAACAGGCTGCCGACCAGCACCACGGCGCCAAGCACAATCATCGCCGCCACACTGCCAAGAAACTGCATCTGATACGGATCGACGTCATCCGCCAGATGCCGGGTCAGCACCATGTAAAGGGCCATCGATACCGCCGAGCCAAGCGGCAATATCGCGGCCCAGCCAAAAATCAGGACGCTTGGCTGAACGATGATGATCGTACCTGCGAGTCCGACAAGAATGGCGCTGATCCGCCGCGCGCGCAGCCGTTCGCCAAGCAACACCACCGACAGCAATGTCAGGATAATCGGCTGGGCAAAGAAAATGGCAATCGCCTCGGCCATTGGCAGATGTTGAAGGGCGGAGAAGAAAAACACCGTTGCCATTGCCAGCAGCAGCCCCCGCACCGCCTGCGGAATCAACGTTCCTGCAGGGACATCCCACAGTCGCAAAACCAGGACAAAGGGCAGCATCAGCACAGTCTGCATGAAAAACCGCCAGAAGGTGATCTCGAACGGCCCGTGCGTAACCCCCAGCAGTTTGGCAAATACGTCAAGAAACGGGATGATCAGCATGCCGGCGCAAATCTGCAGGGCGCCAAGGGCATGGTTCTGTTGCTTTACTCTGACGATTTCCATGTCGGCATCCTGCATGGCAAGTGAAAGCAAGGTCAATCAAACTCGTGTCCCGCCGGACAGGGGCCATATCCGGTTGCAGGGCTGCGGCGGCACACAGATGCCGGCACAAGGTTCAAGGTTGCAGGCACAAGGTTGCAGTTTGTCCGGTTAACGGGCAAAATACCGGCCTCGCATAACCCTGCTCGGCAATATCCTTGCCAGCCACGACGGAACAGCCATGTCTCTTGGTCTTCTGGAAAAATGCCTCAGCCGCGGCATTCGCATGACAAGCCAACGTCAGGTTATTGTCGGCGTGATCGGCGATTCTGAAGATCATCCCGATGTTGACGAGCTGTATCGCCGGGCTGTCGACGAAGACAGTACGATTTCCATTGCAACCGTCTATCGCACCGTCAAGCTTCTTGAAGAGGCCGGTGTCATTGACCGGCTGGAGTTTGGTGATGGTCGGGCACGATACGAGGAATCCGGAGAACATCACGAG
It includes:
- a CDS encoding phosphatidylcholine/phosphatidylserine synthase; its protein translation is MTPAPRQPRPFRTVSIFWLLPNVLTVAGLISGLTALRFALDGRWAAVIGLIALASVFDALDGRTARRFKTSSAFGAALDSLSDLVVFGVVPALCLYLWALKDSGNLAWWATMFYAVSIALRLARFDSELRSPPEQSKDYFTGVPAPAAAFLVLVPIAVDLEFGIAWAREAAYVSGWLVLIGGLAVSALPTFAGKRVKLPVGTVLPVMAVGSILIAGIFMQPWITYMALAAAYAASIPVSALHYHRQQPGG
- a CDS encoding Fur family transcriptional regulator — encoded protein: MSLGLLEKCLSRGIRMTSQRQVIVGVIGDSEDHPDVDELYRRAVDEDSTISIATVYRTVKLLEEAGVIDRLEFGDGRARYEESGEHHEHLVDVETGEVIEFYHAELEALKEQIAREMGYELVDHRLELFGRKLPSGKA
- a CDS encoding DMT family transporter, with the translated sequence MTLLSLAMQDADMEIVRVKQQNHALGALQICAGMLIIPFLDVFAKLLGVTHGPFEITFWRFFMQTVLMLPFVLVLRLWDVPAGTLIPQAVRGLLLAMATVFFFSALQHLPMAEAIAIFFAQPIILTLLSVVLLGERLRARRISAILVGLAGTIIIVQPSVLIFGWAAILPLGSAVSMALYMVLTRHLADDVDPYQMQFLGSVAAMIVLGAVVLVGSLLSIPGASMTMLTWQETGWVIGMGIAATLGHAFIVLAAGKAPASLLAPFQYVEIIGATTLGYLVFGDIPANSTILGVGIIIASGLYLFHRENIAARRQAAGD